One genomic region from Nilaparvata lugens isolate BPH chromosome 3, ASM1435652v1, whole genome shotgun sequence encodes:
- the LOC120350381 gene encoding uncharacterized protein LOC120350381 isoform X2 has protein sequence MGLPPMPHSLADFSAILQREEWLHLRMRGCARRGEGRGRGGRAIGERGGEGNLDFMNNPWPADQAEAEQLSQRQMAYLARVAVNADDAVAGEGDLVCVACAVHKRSYMTQPCGHFVLCGTCVLVHRRTVNYRGVLPQPIICPVCRSPLTGYCRVFQ, from the exons ATGGGATTGCCGCCAATGCCGCACTCTCTGGCTGATTTTTCAGCCATACTCCAGAGAGAAGAGTGGCTGCACCTGCGAATGAGAGGTTGTGCAAGGAGGGGTGAAGGACGAGGAAGAGGTGGTCGAGCAATTGGCGAGAGAGGTGGAGAAGGAAACCTTGATTTCATGAACAACCCATGGCCCGCAGAC CAAGCCGAGGCCGAACAACTGAGCCAGAGGCAGATGGCGTACCTGGCTAGAGTGGCAGTTAACGCGGATGATGCCGTCGCAGGTGAAGGCGACTTGGTATGCGTCGCCTGCGCGGTCCACAAGCGCTCCTATATGACGCAGCCTTGTGGGCATTTTGTACTGTGTGGCACCTGTGTGCTGGTTCATCGCCGCACAGTCAACTACAGGGGTGTTCTGCCGCAACCCATTATTTGCCCCGTATGTAGGAGCCCCTTGACGGGATACTGCAGGGTGTtccaataa
- the LOC120350381 gene encoding uncharacterized protein LOC120350381 isoform X1, which produces MNRRLHVSSWFILFSLYFLKPFYKLLFPFRYPRAAVRLGYPSIRSSIYRHRQMGLPPMPHSLADFSAILQREEWLHLRMRGCARRGEGRGRGGRAIGERGGEGNLDFMNNPWPADQAEAEQLSQRQMAYLARVAVNADDAVAGEGDLVCVACAVHKRSYMTQPCGHFVLCGTCVLVHRRTVNYRGVLPQPIICPVCRSPLTGYCRVFQ; this is translated from the exons ATGAATCGTAGGCTACATGTGTCGTCGTGGTTCATTTTGTTTTCTCTatacttcttaaaacctttctATAAACTTTTGTTCCCTTTCAGATATCCTAGAGCTGCAGTTAGGCTGGGATATCCTAGCATCCGCAGCTCTATTTACCGGCATCGGCAAATGGGATTGCCGCCAATGCCGCACTCTCTGGCTGATTTTTCAGCCATACTCCAGAGAGAAGAGTGGCTGCACCTGCGAATGAGAGGTTGTGCAAGGAGGGGTGAAGGACGAGGAAGAGGTGGTCGAGCAATTGGCGAGAGAGGTGGAGAAGGAAACCTTGATTTCATGAACAACCCATGGCCCGCAGAC CAAGCCGAGGCCGAACAACTGAGCCAGAGGCAGATGGCGTACCTGGCTAGAGTGGCAGTTAACGCGGATGATGCCGTCGCAGGTGAAGGCGACTTGGTATGCGTCGCCTGCGCGGTCCACAAGCGCTCCTATATGACGCAGCCTTGTGGGCATTTTGTACTGTGTGGCACCTGTGTGCTGGTTCATCGCCGCACAGTCAACTACAGGGGTGTTCTGCCGCAACCCATTATTTGCCCCGTATGTAGGAGCCCCTTGACGGGATACTGCAGGGTGTtccaataa